In Malus sylvestris chromosome 2, drMalSylv7.2, whole genome shotgun sequence, the genomic stretch TTCTAttattggctaaaaaaattagacttatatcaagttttccCTATAAATTTGTATTAAATTAGAATTAGTAATTGATCCCAACATTGAAGTATTTGGAAAAACTCATATAAGCAAAAAATACTCAAACAGTAGTGATTTTAATATCGGCATAATAAAGTAAGAAGATCTACTACGCAGCCAAATTCTAAAGAAAAATCGTTATTGTATATAATTAATTGACTTGATTCGTTgaaatttcaatttaaaatcAATGCGTTTCTACATAAGGGGAATGGAAATTGCACCCATTTCAAATATTTACCAACACTCGGGGAATGGAAATACATGTGGGACCCCACCTAAAATGAGGAGTCGAACACTCACTTTTTCGGAATCAGACGATCGAACTATAAGTAGTATTTGGATTCTGAGATAAAGCCTACATTCGGAATCAACTTTTTCTACCCAAAATATCCTTACATCCTTATCCCTTATGTAAGGAGATGGAGTcaattgccacttagtactacggtctagtgatattcatcttcacttgtaagtaagaggtcttaggttcgattctcaccaaaggcgaatttgaaccatattattgctagcccattatgaggcttagcccaccCCCTCCCATTTAGTGTAgctaatatcgtttgttcaaaaaaggAGATGGAGTCAACTGGTGGTGATTGCGACACTCTTGCTGTTATACAAGGAGAATTATGTACAAGAGTATTTTAGTAatcaaactgtttttttttttttccaattcagTTGAATTTGTAAACAACTAATTTAGAATTTGCAACATTCTCATTCCGATTCCACATAGTTTAGTAATCATCTTCAACATGAATCAGATAATTCTGATTCCAACCTATTCAATTTCCAACTCCTCTCCATTTCAATTCTTCATAATCTGACTGTAGCTTAGTAAACGAGCCATAAATGTTTGAAATGGTTCTTTAATCTTTTATGATGATTATAAATCATATCATTAGAAAAGGAACTAGTTTTAGTTTACAACTAGTAAAAGAGCCCGCGTGTTGCTGCGGGTTTTAAAAGTACATAAAACATGTAAAAAGTTCTATTACAATAGTAGAAAATGATAGTAGGCAACAGAAGCAAAGAGCTAGGTGCATAACAAAGCATCAGTAATGCATATTTGAatgagaaaaaaagagaaagatgtTAAAAGAAATCAGATAAAAATTGGTAGAACTACTGTTAGATTGAGTAAAGATAAATGAAATTCTATATGAAAGTGTGCTCTTAATTCAGTATAACATACAATGTCAAATATCTCATGATTTCAGAATCCTACTCTTTATATTGTCAGACAATACTATGATTCATAATTCCATCAGATGTCAGCAAGTTATCTTTCTTATTCACATTTTGAATTCATCCATTAACAACATAGCAAGGCAACCTAATTAAAGCATGAAAAAAGCTTAAGGAAAAAATGTAAATGCTTTCAAAAAAATTCCACTTAAAATTAACTTTCATGAATGTTAGTAAGGTAGAAGAACCTTATAGTATATGCTCATACAGATTATAATTCATTGCAGACTGAAAGAACTCAAATAACCTAAATAAAAAAGCCTAACACACTTATTAAATCATTCAAAATATATAGAAAGGGAGAAATTGGAAGCAACCTGTTGACGTTTACCTCTGCGATTAATTTCCATCTAGAATCCTACAccacaaaacaaacattaaaACAACACCTTAGCTAGCCACCATGCTCTCAAAATTTCTCAAATCTCTTATACATCACAAAGAGAAGCACATGCATCTAGAGAATTGAATATTAGTATGGCCACCATGCTCATAATCATTCGGCTTGTCAGCAAAGGAAGACAGGATGTTTTATCGAATGTGCAATTGTACAGCTTTATTATCTATCAAATGTGCTAGATCAGAAAGAGAAGCATATGCATCTAGAGAATTGAATATTAGTATGACTACAACGCATTTAGTTTCATGAAAACAAAGCACATTGAATTGAATTACACAAAGAAATGGACAAATAGAAGCAGAGTATACCATCTAAATCTTTGTCCCCCGTCGAAAATCGAGCCAAGTCTCTTGACCAGTTGCCTGTGCCTCCTCTTCTAATCAAAACTAAAGCAAATTCGAAGCGATTTTAGTGAACTCCCAAACCCCTATTAACAGATCGGAAAATCATATTATTATACCTAACACAactataaaataaaaggaagatTACTATAATTTCGGCTCCTTTACACAGAAAGTGTACCAAATACTGTGCGACTTTGATTTTTAtccattttttctttcaataatcATGATTCTTATTAACTTACTTATCTTTGCAATCCAGCTTGAAATCCGTCTAAAATCACCTCCACAAACACGAATCTTAAACATGCATTAAgagaaatcaaataaaaaataaaattcaaaatttgaggaTTAATCTTACACGATTCTTAAATTACCTTCCATTGGTGGTGATATGGAGACACACCGTGCCACAGATCTAACAATATAGAGAAAACACCtacaatcaaattttaaaaaaaaaatttgaccaCTAATCATCTCAGCATAAAAAACTACCagaaaaaagttaaaacataattaataaaaaaaaaacttaaaaactcaCCAACAAATCTTAGAGGTAAGAAATCCAGCCTCACAAAATCCAACATCAATCGGCACCGATCCAAACCTTTTAAAGGCAAAAAAAATTGCAGGGATTTGAGTTTGGCTGGGTTCGAATTCGTTTGGGGGCAAAATTAAGGTTTGATTTCAAGGGAAGCAGTCGATCCACGGTTTCGTTCAGGACAGATGGGCGGAGAGGCCTGGAAAAGGAGGATTATGCAGGGAATTGAAGGGCGAGATTGATCGCACTTGTTGGAATCGAAGGCGAGATCGTGGCAGGGATGCAGGGCTATGCATGCAAGGGGAAGTCAGGAGAGAAAACGGAAAGAAATATCTTGAACAATCAAAAAGCCAAAGCAGCCAGCAATGAAAGACAGAGAAATCTCGCTAGCACACCACGTTTGCAAcagggtttttgtttttctgctttCCATTTCTCCTCTCTCTTGCCATCTTCTCTGTATTTTGGCTGCTTCCcgctctctttttttttttactcttgGTTCTGTGGTTCTCCGGCCGCCGTTAAGGTTTGTGTGGTCGGGCGGTGATGGACTGCGTGGACGATAACTACTACAGCAGCAACAATGATCGATTTCTGGAAAACGGCGGAGAAAAATAGAGGAACTACGTTTTTAGATGATCGGATTGAATTTGAGGCAGAGAGAGGGGAAGAGAAAGAGGGAGGAAGAGAAGCAGAAAAGTGATGGAGCAAAATGGAAGAAGCTGGAAGCAAATAGAATACAGAAGGGCAAAACTGAGATTAGAGTAAACATGGGAGGGCAGAATCGGAACGACACTGTTACTTTCA encodes the following:
- the LOC126588744 gene encoding uncharacterized protein LOC126588744 isoform X3, which translates into the protein MLDFVRLDFLPLRFVGVFSILLDLWHGVSPYHHQWKIRVCGGDFRRISSWIAKIILIRRGGTGNWSRDLARFSTGDKDLDGF
- the LOC126588744 gene encoding uncharacterized protein LOC126588744 isoform X1, whose translation is MLDFVRLDFLPLRFVGVFSILLDLWHGVSPYHHQWKIRVCGGDFRRISSWIAKIILIRRGGTGNWSRDLARFSTGDKDLDGILCFYLSISLCNSIQCALFS
- the LOC126588744 gene encoding uncharacterized protein LOC126588744 isoform X2; translated protein: MLDFVRLDFLPLRFVDLWHGVSPYHHQWKIRVCGGDFRRISSWIAKIILIRRGGTGNWSRDLARFSTGDKDLDGILCFYLSISLCNSIQCALFS